The following are from one region of the Camarhynchus parvulus chromosome 3, STF_HiC, whole genome shotgun sequence genome:
- the IFNGR1 gene encoding LOW QUALITY PROTEIN: interferon gamma receptor 1 (The sequence of the model RefSeq protein was modified relative to this genomic sequence to represent the inferred CDS: inserted 1 base in 1 codon): MRVPLSLLAVAALLAPRRSAXFPGEQPPAVPSPTGVIVTSENFKTVLHWQYPPMSETPHFIVEIMPYNLGNYTEVSTCVNTSAHFCDLAEEICDPYSSHWLKVKAVVGSQQSEYVEANEFILQRHGKIGPPKLNISRHGDEIMVDIHHPVFPLSCIEDIYSYLAYSVTVRNSRNETEELDEDNCTMHKCSLKIPILPESSTYCVSAIAIFDDLMFGTPSEEICTPVPLRQTLSTHDIIILCVIIGILTVIPTVYCGCKKLRKNNIQLPKSLVSVMRNLNTGALMGPRSEGKYMSVISAHSELPVNGEVTLLEIEPEEQTVSPVSSCDGESSVPSPEAQAKAEKVPVQESTEEVSFDADEQNCEGKESYFISNSSQMGICSKSSGSEIATTETQQTVIPSSCFKFSGYDKPHVPLDMLMIDVGEEQPVNAYRPTE; encoded by the exons ATGCGGGTGCCgctgtccctcctggctgtggcGGCGCTGCTGGCGCCCCGCCGGAGCG gcttcccaggggagcagccGCCCGCAG TGCCTTCACCAACGGGGGTTATAGTAACAtctgaaaatttcaaaacagttttgcaTTGGCAGTACCCACCTATGTCTGAAACTCCTCATTTTATTGTGGAAATCATGCCTTACAA TTTAGGTAACTATACGGAAGTCTCAACCTGTGTGAACACTTCAGCTCATTTTTGTGATCTCGCAGAGGAAATATGTGACCCTTATTCATCTCATTGGCTTAAAGTTAAAGCTGTTGTTGGGTCACAACAGTCTGAATATGTTGAGGCAAATGAGTTTATTTTGCAAAGGCATG GAAAAATAGGACCGCCAAAACTGAACATCTCAAGACATGGTGATGAAATCATGGTTGATATTCACCATCCTGTATTCCCCCTTTCTTGTATTGAAGACATTTATTCATATCTTGCCTACTCGGTGACTGTTCGGAATAGTAGAAATGAG ACTGAAGAGCTCGACGAGGACAACTGTACAATGCATAAGTGTAGCCTCAAAATCCCAATTCTTCCTGAAAGTTCCACTTACTGCGTTTCAGCAATAGCAATTTTTGATGATCTGATGTTTGGCACTCCATCAGAGGAAATTTGCACTCCTGTTCCTCTCAGGCAGACATTGA GTACACATGATATCATCATTCTGTGTGTTATTATTGGGATCTTGACGGTAATACCGACAGTGTATTGTGGCTGCAAGAAACTAAGGAAAAACAACATACAGCTGCCTAAGTCTTTG GTCAGTGTGATGAGAAACCTGAACACAGGTGCCCTAATGGGACCAAGATCAGAGGGGAAGTACATGTCTGTAATATCAGCCCACTCAGAGTTGCCAGTGAATGGTGAAGTAACCTTACTGGAGATAGAGCCAGAAGAACAAACTGTTAGTCCTGTGAGTTCCTGTGATGGAGAATCTTCTGTCCCTTCCCCAGAGGCACAAGCCAAAGCAGAAAAGGTGCCTGtgcaggaaagcacagaggagGTCTCTTTTGATGCTGATGAACAGAATTGCGAAGGAAAGGAGAGTTACTTCATTTCTAACAGTAGCCAAATGGGTATTTGCAGTAAGTCTTCAGGGTCAGAGATTGCtaccacagaaacacagcaaacagTCATTCCAAGCAGCTGCTTCAAGTTTTCTGGCTATGACAAGCCTCATGTTCCATTGGATATGCTGATGATAGATGTTGGTGAAGAGCAGCCTGTGAATGCTTACAGGCCAACTGAGTAG